A window of Microcystis aeruginosa FD4 contains these coding sequences:
- a CDS encoding PLP-dependent transferase, giving the protein MVCYPSLMTHGTMPEKEGLKRGITPTLLRLSIGIENRND; this is encoded by the coding sequence TTGGTCTGTTATCCCTCTTTGATGACTCACGGGACAATGCCGGAAAAAGAAGGCTTAAAACGAGGTATAACACCGACTTTACTACGATTATCGATCGGGATCGAGAATAGGAACGATTAA